A genomic window from Gemmatimonadota bacterium includes:
- a CDS encoding Ig-like domain-containing protein, with amino-acid sequence MAARVPRLVTRRLVERTEHGELRPYMSRSTTLDASRAVWRAGAAILCALQLALTTGCGGASSEPSQPTTLSLSLLPVKATYFVRDTVRVRATLGSTGTAPTASVTWQSLTPSVATIDASGLVTGVAVGNATIRATAGGATGEIGVAIRGTEHRTRLDTSEVWRASESPHVVYGELRVGGPRHPVLTIEPGAEVRFRPGSLLAVSDTLDASGKRSALVIPAGGAPVRFVGDSPGTGTWIGVILEGAARAELRQLQVEGCGGSSSLNEGPRDCIVAVPNSFNEGPELLVDGLTITGARGVGLVLGRYVTFAPGSRNLTIENGGSFPLSAPPDVVGRLPTGVTYRGNAVQELRIVSGIVADSATWGDAGLPWRLTAPVFVHGARAPALTIAPGVRLRMDSVAALIVGSNGRGQLHVGSTSGAPVVIEPSSGSARWLGIAVNGGGDSSTFGNVTLDGCITCLLVEASGVLPTRVFLDSVTIRRAADVAVQLVARGRIGAGSRRVTITQSGRLPWRVAPDAAATIPAGTYTGNATDVVELSQRELYETASWRDVGIPFRARLGLALGDLAHAPVLTLAQGVRLYVGADERVVVNNGALRALGTASNPVRLTAIPGASGRTWIGVEFSASATLPTRLEYVEIDDAGLADSGVGGAVRLHDDLGGALRHVTIRRSPTCGILLFSTLPWGEDYTDPAFGNVFVDVAGGSRCRFP; translated from the coding sequence ATGGCCGCTCGTGTGCCGCGATTGGTGACCCGACGCCTTGTCGAGCGTACCGAACACGGCGAGCTTCGCCCCTATATGTCGCGTTCAACGACCCTCGATGCGAGCCGAGCCGTATGGCGTGCAGGCGCCGCCATCCTGTGCGCGCTACAGCTGGCGCTCACCACCGGGTGCGGTGGCGCCAGCTCGGAGCCATCGCAGCCCACGACGCTGTCGCTCTCGCTCCTCCCGGTGAAGGCGACGTACTTCGTGCGCGACACGGTGCGTGTCCGTGCGACGCTCGGCTCCACCGGCACGGCGCCGACGGCGTCCGTGACCTGGCAGTCACTGACGCCGAGTGTCGCGACGATCGATGCGAGTGGGCTCGTGACGGGTGTCGCAGTGGGGAACGCCACGATCCGGGCGACGGCAGGGGGAGCGACCGGGGAGATCGGCGTCGCGATACGCGGGACAGAGCACCGGACGAGGCTCGACACGAGTGAAGTGTGGCGCGCATCCGAGTCGCCACACGTCGTGTACGGAGAGCTGCGCGTGGGGGGGCCGCGGCATCCGGTGCTCACGATCGAGCCGGGGGCGGAAGTGCGGTTCCGCCCGGGGAGCCTGCTGGCGGTGTCGGACACGCTCGACGCGAGCGGCAAACGCAGCGCGCTGGTGATTCCGGCGGGAGGGGCCCCGGTGCGCTTCGTGGGCGATTCCCCGGGAACCGGGACATGGATCGGGGTGATCCTCGAGGGGGCGGCGCGCGCCGAGCTTCGCCAGCTGCAAGTCGAGGGGTGCGGTGGGAGCAGCTCCCTCAACGAGGGACCGCGCGACTGCATTGTCGCGGTCCCCAACTCCTTCAACGAGGGGCCTGAGCTCCTGGTCGACGGGCTCACGATCACCGGAGCGCGCGGCGTCGGTCTCGTGCTCGGCCGCTACGTCACCTTCGCCCCCGGCTCTCGCAACCTGACAATCGAGAACGGGGGGTCCTTCCCGCTCAGCGCTCCGCCCGATGTGGTGGGTCGGCTGCCAACCGGGGTGACGTATCGCGGGAACGCGGTGCAGGAGCTGCGCATCGTGAGTGGCATCGTCGCGGACTCGGCCACGTGGGGCGATGCGGGATTGCCGTGGCGCTTGACCGCGCCGGTGTTCGTGCACGGCGCGCGCGCCCCCGCACTGACGATCGCCCCTGGCGTGCGCCTTCGCATGGATTCGGTCGCCGCCCTGATCGTCGGCAGCAACGGGCGCGGACAACTGCACGTGGGGAGCACGAGCGGGGCGCCGGTGGTCATCGAGCCGTCATCGGGCAGTGCGCGATGGCTCGGCATCGCGGTGAACGGCGGGGGCGATTCGAGTACGTTCGGCAACGTCACGCTCGATGGTTGCATCACCTGCCTGCTTGTCGAGGCGTCGGGCGTCCTACCGACGCGCGTCTTCCTTGATAGCGTCACGATTCGCCGGGCGGCGGACGTGGCCGTGCAGCTGGTGGCGCGCGGACGCATCGGCGCGGGCTCGCGACGGGTGACCATCACGCAATCGGGGCGCCTCCCGTGGCGCGTCGCGCCCGACGCCGCGGCCACGATCCCCGCCGGCACCTACACAGGCAATGCGACCGACGTGGTCGAGCTGTCGCAACGCGAGCTCTACGAGACGGCAAGCTGGCGCGACGTGGGGATCCCCTTTCGCGCGCGCCTGGGGCTGGCGCTGGGCGACCTCGCACATGCGCCCGTGCTCACGCTCGCCCAGGGCGTAAGACTGTATGTCGGGGCAGACGAGCGCGTGGTGGTGAACAACGGCGCCTTGCGCGCGCTGGGGACCGCGTCGAACCCGGTGCGTCTCACAGCCATCCCAGGGGCGAGTGGCAGGACCTGGATCGGCGTGGAGTTCTCGGCATCAGCCACGCTCCCGACGCGGCTCGAGTACGTGGAGATTGACGATGCAGGGCTGGCCGATAGCGGAGTCGGGGGGGCCGTTCGCCTGCACGATGACCTCGGCGGAGCGCTGCGGCACGTCACGATCCGCCGCTCGCCCACCTGCGGGATCCTCCTCTTCTCGACGCTGCCGTGGGGAGAAGACTACACGGATCCTGCGTTCGGCAACGTGTTCGTCGACGTGGCGGGGGGCTCGCGCTGTCGGTTTCCGTAG
- a CDS encoding sugar O-acetyltransferase, translated as MPPSQRDRMLAGEPYNSRDPELLALAHRARALLATFAALPSTDTAGRHRVIADLLGEVGDGVWIEPPFFCDYGAHVAIGPGTFVNVNCVFLDSAAIRIGADVLIAPGVQLLTVTHPLAAAERIVAPSERSAGTAPYRTYARPITVGDGAWLGAGAIVLPGVTIGANAVIGAGSVVTSDIPPDCLALGQPCRVQRSL; from the coding sequence ATGCCTCCCTCACAACGCGACCGCATGCTCGCCGGCGAGCCATACAACTCCCGCGACCCGGAGCTGCTCGCCCTCGCGCATCGCGCCCGTGCCCTCCTGGCCACCTTCGCCGCCCTGCCATCGACCGACACCGCAGGACGACACCGCGTGATCGCCGACCTGTTAGGCGAGGTGGGCGACGGCGTCTGGATCGAGCCGCCCTTCTTCTGCGACTACGGCGCGCATGTCGCGATCGGGCCCGGCACTTTCGTGAACGTGAACTGCGTCTTCCTCGACTCTGCTGCCATCCGGATTGGCGCCGACGTCCTCATCGCACCGGGGGTGCAGCTGCTCACGGTGACACATCCGCTTGCCGCCGCCGAACGCATCGTCGCGCCATCGGAACGCAGCGCGGGAACGGCACCCTACCGGACATACGCCCGCCCCATCACAGTCGGCGACGGCGCATGGCTCGGCGCCGGCGCCATCGTGCTGCCGGGGGTGACGATCGGCGCGAACGCCGTGATCGGGGCGGGGAGTGTCGTCACGAGCGATATTCCACCAGACTGCCTGGCGCTCGGACAGCCATGTCGGGTGCAACGTTCGCTCTAG
- a CDS encoding aspartate aminotransferase family protein, with protein MSRNADPGFWSDARAHLIRYGGRFEPLIIERAEGSFVYDADGGAILDFTSGQMSSLLGHGHPEVAAVVADYAYRLDHLFSGMLSRPVVALARGLADCTPPGLDRTLLLSTGGESNEAAIKMAKLYTGGHEIVGFAQSWHGMTGGASAATYSAGRRGYGPAAVGSLAIPAPNAYRPAFERGGVADWRGELDYGFDLIDRQSSGNLAAFIAEPILSSGGLLELPEGYLVALKQKCEERGMLLILDEAQTGMGRTGHLFAFQRDGVTPDILTLSKTLGAGLPLSAVMCSAEVEERCHERGFLFYTTHVSDPLPAAVGLKVLEVVQRDGLAARARVMGARLESGLRALQARFECIGDVRGRGLLRGVEIVADRATKAPASELGAAITRACMSLGLSMNIVQLPGMGGVFRIAPPLTVSEGEIDLGVELLGRAIASVTS; from the coding sequence GTGTCTCGAAATGCAGATCCTGGCTTCTGGAGCGACGCGCGCGCGCACCTGATTCGCTACGGCGGGCGTTTCGAGCCGCTCATCATCGAGCGGGCCGAGGGGAGTTTCGTGTACGACGCCGACGGGGGAGCGATCCTCGACTTCACCTCGGGGCAGATGAGTTCACTGCTCGGTCATGGGCACCCCGAGGTGGCCGCGGTCGTCGCCGACTACGCCTACCGACTCGACCACCTGTTCAGCGGGATGCTCTCGCGTCCGGTGGTCGCGCTGGCGCGAGGGCTGGCCGACTGCACCCCTCCCGGTCTCGACCGAACGCTGCTGCTCAGCACCGGGGGCGAGTCGAACGAAGCGGCCATCAAGATGGCCAAGCTCTACACCGGGGGGCACGAGATCGTCGGCTTTGCCCAGTCGTGGCACGGAATGACCGGCGGCGCGTCGGCGGCGACGTACTCCGCGGGACGAAGGGGATACGGACCAGCGGCCGTCGGGTCGTTGGCGATCCCTGCGCCTAACGCCTATCGCCCTGCCTTCGAGCGCGGCGGTGTGGCCGATTGGCGGGGCGAACTCGACTACGGCTTCGACCTCATCGATCGCCAGTCCAGCGGCAACCTGGCCGCCTTCATCGCGGAGCCGATCCTGAGCTCGGGGGGGCTGCTCGAACTTCCCGAAGGCTATCTCGTCGCACTCAAGCAGAAGTGCGAGGAGCGCGGCATGCTCCTCATCCTCGACGAGGCGCAGACGGGGATGGGACGCACCGGTCACCTGTTCGCCTTCCAGCGCGACGGCGTCACCCCCGACATCCTCACGCTCTCCAAGACGCTTGGCGCCGGGCTTCCGCTGTCGGCGGTGATGTGTTCGGCCGAGGTCGAGGAGCGCTGCCACGAACGTGGTTTTCTCTTCTACACGACGCACGTCTCCGATCCGCTCCCGGCAGCGGTCGGCCTCAAGGTGCTCGAGGTGGTCCAGCGCGACGGCCTCGCTGCGCGCGCCCGCGTCATGGGAGCGCGGCTGGAGAGCGGGCTGCGCGCCCTGCAGGCGCGCTTCGAGTGCATCGGCGATGTGCGCGGCCGCGGCCTGCTGCGCGGTGTCGAGATCGTCGCCGATCGCGCCACCAAGGCTCCGGCCTCCGAGCTGGGCGCCGCGATCACGCGCGCCTGCATGTCGCTCGGGTTGAGCATGAACATCGTGCAGCTGCCGGGGATGGGCGGAGTCTTCCGCATCGCGCCCCCGCTCACCGTCAGCGAAGGGGAGATTGACCTCGGAGTAGAACTGCTCGGCCGCGCGATCGCTTCCGTGACCAGCTGA
- a CDS encoding LysR family transcriptional regulator — MGETLDIDLLRTFAVIAEVGTLSRAATRIGRSQAAISLQVQRLERLVGHLLLERTGRGVLLTPQGTRLLAHAQRILQYHDEALAELSGRGLVGTIRFGCPDDYAVRFLPHLLRGFARVHPKVHVEVHCAHTPRLLERLDQHALDLALTSFAETEKGRTIIRREPLVWVGADGSNAAHLKPLRLALTDPDTLDHRAARRSLDVAGRAYRVAYASASLAGLTAVVRSGQAIAVLTRTAVPDDLRVLSAESGLPPLPSVGIGVMVDSKQPSAVVNAFAQHVRQVLPTL; from the coding sequence ATGGGTGAGACACTCGACATCGATTTGTTGCGGACCTTTGCCGTCATCGCCGAGGTGGGGACGCTGAGCCGGGCGGCGACGCGCATCGGGCGCAGCCAGGCGGCGATCAGCCTGCAGGTGCAACGTCTGGAGCGTCTGGTCGGCCATCTGCTGCTCGAGCGCACCGGGCGCGGCGTCTTGCTCACGCCGCAGGGGACGCGGTTGCTCGCCCATGCGCAGCGCATCCTGCAGTACCATGACGAGGCGCTGGCCGAGCTGTCTGGGCGGGGGCTAGTCGGCACCATCCGGTTTGGCTGTCCGGATGACTACGCCGTGCGCTTCCTGCCGCACTTGCTGCGCGGCTTTGCGCGCGTGCATCCCAAGGTGCATGTCGAGGTGCACTGCGCCCACACGCCGCGCCTCCTCGAGCGTCTGGACCAGCACGCGCTCGATCTCGCGCTCACCTCGTTTGCCGAGACCGAGAAGGGGCGCACCATCATCCGACGCGAGCCGCTGGTGTGGGTGGGGGCCGACGGCTCGAACGCCGCGCATCTCAAACCGCTCCGCCTCGCCCTGACCGACCCCGACACGCTCGATCATCGCGCCGCGCGCCGCAGCCTCGACGTCGCGGGACGCGCCTATCGCGTCGCCTACGCCAGCGCGAGCCTCGCCGGTCTCACCGCCGTCGTGCGCTCCGGTCAGGCGATCGCTGTCCTCACGCGCACTGCGGTGCCCGACGACTTGCGCGTGCTCTCGGCAGAAAGCGGGTTGCCGCCGCTGCCGAGCGTCGGGATCGGCGTGATGGTCGACAGCAAGCAGCCGTCGGCGGTGGTGAACGCCTTTGCGCAGCACGTGCGTCAGGTGTTGCCGACGCTCTGA
- a CDS encoding serine hydrolase: MSNRSQTRSATRGVLVLAACLVASTLCAHPASAQLPADSLRLVDQLFAPYAHTTTPGCVVGADRHGQPLFRRAYGMANLELGVPLSTSSVLETGSVAKQFTAAAIVRLALDGKLALDAPVSRYLPELPERSPAVTVRMLLTHSAGIRDQWPLVALAGLANGQVLFTMEQVVALLVRQRGTEFPPNALFAYSNGGYVLLAEIVRRVSGRPMADYARDTFFTPFGLAQTQWRDDWNRIVPGRATAYRPTATGFRTDMPLSNVYGQGGILTTVDDLLRWNAVLDTQRALRDSLERRGRLTSGRDLEYALGLRVFEYRGLREVSHIGNTASYWSYLGRLPSAGLSVAVLCNHGRADAPGLARQVIDLLLPAGTPAAPTPVAPVAPPVDSAFLGRFENPRSADLIEIGARDGRMVQLRFGQALPLSAAGPGHYSWDAAIYGETSRTMTLAFAPPVRGQSPGFVLAGVDGDSVRYVRVTRPETTRAADFAAFAGVYHSDELGVDYRIRSTGSALTLEVSGIGRLPTDLGGPVLSLTPNSADLFGDPGLITIRFSRVRERVTGFQLDFGPYLAGLRFTRR; the protein is encoded by the coding sequence GTGTCCAACCGCTCGCAGACCCGTTCCGCGACTCGTGGCGTCCTCGTCCTGGCCGCCTGCCTCGTCGCATCGACCCTTTGCGCGCACCCCGCGTCGGCCCAGCTCCCGGCCGACAGCCTACGACTCGTCGACCAGCTTTTCGCTCCGTACGCGCACACCACCACCCCCGGCTGCGTCGTCGGCGCCGATCGCCATGGCCAACCGCTCTTTCGCCGCGCCTACGGCATGGCCAACCTCGAACTCGGCGTCCCGCTCTCCACGTCGAGCGTCCTCGAGACCGGCTCGGTCGCCAAGCAGTTCACCGCGGCCGCCATCGTCAGGCTCGCCCTCGACGGAAAGCTCGCCCTCGACGCTCCCGTCAGCCGCTATCTCCCCGAACTCCCCGAACGCTCCCCGGCGGTCACCGTCCGGATGCTGCTCACCCACTCGGCGGGTATTCGCGACCAGTGGCCGCTGGTGGCACTCGCGGGGTTGGCGAACGGTCAGGTGCTCTTCACGATGGAGCAGGTGGTGGCGCTGCTCGTACGGCAGCGCGGCACTGAGTTTCCGCCTAACGCGCTCTTCGCCTACAGCAACGGCGGCTACGTGCTGCTGGCCGAGATCGTCAGGCGGGTGAGCGGCCGCCCGATGGCCGACTACGCGCGCGACACCTTCTTCACCCCATTCGGCCTCGCGCAGACGCAGTGGCGCGACGATTGGAACCGCATCGTGCCCGGGCGGGCCACCGCGTACCGCCCCACCGCGACCGGCTTTCGCACCGACATGCCCCTCTCCAACGTGTACGGACAGGGAGGCATCCTCACCACCGTCGACGACCTGCTGCGTTGGAATGCGGTGCTCGACACGCAGCGTGCCTTACGCGACAGCCTCGAGCGACGCGGCCGCCTGACGAGCGGGCGTGACTTGGAGTACGCCCTGGGACTCCGCGTCTTCGAGTATCGCGGGCTCCGCGAAGTCTCCCACATCGGCAACACCGCCTCGTACTGGAGCTATCTGGGGCGCCTCCCCTCCGCGGGATTGTCGGTGGCGGTGCTCTGCAACCACGGCCGCGCCGACGCCCCGGGGCTCGCGCGCCAGGTGATCGACCTGCTGCTCCCCGCCGGAACGCCCGCAGCACCAACGCCCGTCGCCCCCGTGGCGCCGCCAGTCGACTCGGCCTTCCTGGGGCGCTTCGAGAATCCGCGATCGGCCGACCTGATCGAGATCGGCGCGCGCGATGGACGCATGGTACAGCTACGATTCGGCCAGGCGCTCCCGCTCTCGGCAGCAGGCCCCGGGCACTACAGCTGGGATGCCGCCATCTACGGAGAGACGAGCCGGACCATGACGCTGGCGTTTGCCCCTCCGGTCCGCGGGCAATCGCCTGGCTTCGTGCTGGCCGGCGTCGACGGGGATTCGGTGCGGTACGTGCGAGTCACCCGCCCTGAAACGACGCGCGCCGCCGATTTCGCGGCTTTCGCCGGCGTGTACCACAGCGACGAGTTGGGCGTCGACTACCGCATTCGCAGCACCGGCTCCGCCCTGACGCTCGAAGTGAGCGGGATCGGGCGTCTCCCCACGGACCTCGGCGGACCCGTTCTCTCCCTCACCCCGAACAGCGCCGACCTGTTCGGCGACCCGGGGCTCATCACGATCCGCTTTTCACGCGTGCGCGAGCGAGTCACGGGATTTCAGCTCGACTTCGGTCCCTACCTCGCCGGCCTTCGTTTCACTCGCCGTTAG
- a CDS encoding ATP-binding cassette domain-containing protein: protein MQLVVENLRKTYPNGVRALDGITLTVGAGMFGLLGPNGAGKSTFMRTLATLQLPDSGSIRFGDFGSGASAGGGIDVLAQPDELRRILGYLPQEFGLYPSLSVEVTLDHFAALKGVLNGRQRKGLVTDLLQQTNLHDARRKSVGSLSGGMKQRLGIAIALAGSPKLLIVDEPTAGLDPTERHRFLNLLAEIGQEIVVLLSTHIVEDVRELCQAIAIVNKGTVILSGDPREIVATLRGKLWRRQVDKRELPALQASHRVISTQLLAGVPVAHVYAESAPPGFEALEPDLEDVYFFHINTSERRVAA, encoded by the coding sequence GTGCAACTCGTCGTCGAGAACCTCCGCAAGACCTACCCCAACGGCGTGCGCGCCCTCGATGGGATCACGCTGACCGTGGGCGCCGGCATGTTCGGCCTGCTCGGCCCCAACGGCGCCGGGAAGTCGACGTTCATGCGCACCTTGGCCACGTTGCAACTGCCGGATAGCGGCTCGATCCGCTTTGGCGACTTCGGCTCGGGGGCCAGCGCGGGCGGTGGGATCGACGTGCTCGCACAACCCGATGAACTGCGACGCATCCTGGGCTACCTCCCGCAGGAATTCGGACTGTATCCCAGCCTCTCGGTCGAAGTGACGCTCGATCACTTCGCCGCCTTGAAGGGGGTGCTCAACGGGCGCCAGCGCAAAGGGCTGGTCACCGACCTGTTGCAGCAGACCAACCTTCACGACGCCCGCCGGAAGTCGGTCGGGTCGCTGTCAGGCGGGATGAAGCAGCGGCTCGGGATCGCGATCGCGCTCGCCGGCTCGCCCAAGCTGCTGATTGTCGACGAGCCGACCGCCGGGCTCGATCCCACCGAGCGACATCGCTTCCTCAACCTGCTCGCGGAGATCGGGCAGGAGATCGTCGTTCTGCTCTCGACGCACATCGTGGAGGACGTCCGCGAGCTGTGTCAGGCCATCGCCATCGTCAACAAGGGGACCGTGATCCTCTCTGGCGACCCGCGCGAGATCGTCGCGACTCTACGCGGCAAGCTCTGGCGCCGGCAGGTGGACAAGCGTGAACTGCCCGCGTTGCAGGCAAGCCATCGCGTGATCTCGACGCAGCTCCTGGCGGGCGTCCCCGTGGCGCACGTGTACGCCGAATCGGCGCCCCCCGGGTTCGAAGCGCTCGAGCCCGACCTGGAAGACGTGTACTTCTTCCACATCAACACCAGCGAACGACGCGTCGCCGCATGA
- a CDS encoding aldehyde dehydrogenase, with translation MKRYQLRIGGQAVDPQGSTWFETQNPYTGTTWAEIPRGDARDVDAAVQAANRALTSGPWAEMTATQRGALMRKLGDLITREAARLAATEVRDNGKLLAEMQGQLNYIPQWYHYYGGLADKIEGSTLPLDKKGYFAFTRHEPIGVVAAITPWNSPLLLAAWKVAPALAAGCTVVIKPSEFTSASTLEFAELFDEAGFPPGVFNVVTGFGAEVGTPLVEHPLVSKISFTGSDATGRVIAEKAARLLKHTSLELGGKSPNVVFDDADLEQAVFGAISGIFAATGQTCIAGSRLLVQDSIHDAFVERLLEVARTARMGDPMDTATQVGPVTTPPQFKKVLDYIDIARAEGARVVLGGERGTAPECGQGWFVQPTIFTDVRNDMRIAQEEVFGPVLSVIRFKDEADALRIANDVRFGLAAAVWTRDIGRAIRMAERLQAGTVWVNTYRAVSFMAPFGGYKDSGLGRENGIDAVRAYLQTKSVWINSGAVAGNPFVLR, from the coding sequence ATGAAGCGTTACCAGTTGCGCATTGGCGGCCAGGCGGTGGACCCGCAGGGGTCGACCTGGTTCGAGACCCAGAATCCCTACACCGGGACAACATGGGCCGAGATTCCACGAGGTGATGCCCGCGACGTCGATGCCGCGGTACAGGCGGCGAATCGCGCGCTGACGTCGGGGCCATGGGCCGAGATGACCGCCACCCAGCGCGGGGCGCTCATGCGCAAGCTCGGCGACCTGATAACGCGGGAGGCGGCCAGGCTCGCCGCCACCGAGGTGCGCGACAACGGCAAGCTGCTCGCCGAGATGCAGGGGCAGCTCAACTACATCCCGCAGTGGTACCACTACTACGGCGGGCTGGCCGACAAGATCGAGGGGAGCACGCTCCCGCTGGACAAGAAGGGCTACTTCGCCTTCACGCGTCACGAGCCCATCGGCGTGGTGGCGGCGATCACGCCGTGGAACTCCCCTTTGCTGCTGGCGGCATGGAAGGTCGCGCCGGCGCTCGCCGCCGGCTGCACCGTCGTCATCAAGCCGTCGGAGTTCACCTCGGCCTCGACCCTCGAGTTCGCCGAGCTGTTCGACGAGGCCGGCTTTCCGCCAGGGGTCTTCAACGTGGTCACCGGCTTCGGCGCCGAGGTGGGGACACCGTTGGTCGAACACCCGCTGGTGAGCAAGATCAGCTTCACCGGATCGGACGCGACCGGGCGCGTCATCGCCGAAAAGGCGGCGCGCCTGCTCAAGCACACCTCGCTGGAGCTTGGCGGCAAGTCGCCTAACGTCGTCTTCGACGATGCCGACCTGGAGCAGGCCGTCTTCGGCGCCATCTCGGGGATCTTTGCCGCCACCGGACAGACCTGCATCGCCGGCTCTCGGCTGCTGGTGCAGGACAGCATCCACGACGCCTTCGTCGAGCGGTTGCTCGAGGTCGCGCGCACGGCGCGCATGGGCGACCCGATGGACACGGCCACCCAGGTGGGGCCGGTGACCACACCGCCGCAGTTCAAGAAGGTGCTCGACTACATCGACATTGCGCGTGCCGAAGGCGCCCGCGTCGTGCTCGGGGGCGAACGGGGGACCGCACCCGAATGCGGACAGGGGTGGTTCGTGCAGCCGACCATCTTCACTGACGTGCGCAACGACATGCGCATCGCGCAGGAGGAAGTGTTCGGGCCGGTGCTGTCGGTGATCAGGTTCAAGGACGAGGCCGACGCCCTTCGCATCGCTAACGACGTACGCTTCGGACTCGCCGCCGCCGTCTGGACGCGCGACATCGGCCGCGCCATCCGCATGGCCGAGCGGCTGCAGGCCGGCACGGTGTGGGTCAACACCTACCGTGCCGTCAGCTTCATGGCGCCGTTCGGCGGCTACAAGGACTCCGGCCTGGGGCGCGAGAACGGCATCGATGCCGTGCGTGCGTACCTGCAGACCAAGTCGGTCTGGATCAACAGCGGCGCCGTGGCTGGCAACCCGTTCGTGCTGCGCTGA
- a CDS encoding CocE/NonD family hydrolase has translation VAQVRGGGASFGQYRGFYSPDETRDAYDLMEWMVRQSWCDGKLGMFGGSYPGNTQYAAASTRHPALRAIFPEVAGFSLYDMLYEGGILRDNLVKHWAIATRNLDIVYPEPPVDADASGALRDSALAVHRGNWNIVEEMSRARWRDVDRPSFAWRRHEPTAVLDQINRSGVAIYSAGGWYDAWSKDPLLWLANYRGPGRALVGFWSHAAFSPERNRITAAEQHRWFDRWLKGIPNGIDHEPPLHYAVIDDSARWEWKSASGWPVPGVRNVVWRFAPGRSGSINSPNDGRLAAAAGAPGRDAYVVDPTTTTGTSTRWDHTVGQGPMRYPKFEAAEARGLTYTTAPFEADVEVVGYPVVTLYLTSDQPDADVHVTLSEVDEHGAARYVTEGQLRASHRATATPRWNNLGLPWHPSRQSDVRPLVPGQPAKLSVVLQPTATLFNRGHRLRIAVTGADADNTEPPPVQGRATITILRDAAHPSGVSLPTVSRR, from the coding sequence GTGGCGCAGGTCCGGGGTGGGGGGGCCTCGTTCGGGCAGTATCGCGGCTTCTACTCGCCGGACGAGACGCGCGACGCCTACGACCTGATGGAGTGGATGGTCAGGCAGTCGTGGTGCGACGGGAAGCTCGGCATGTTCGGCGGCTCGTACCCCGGCAACACGCAGTATGCGGCGGCCAGCACGCGGCACCCGGCCCTGCGGGCGATCTTCCCCGAGGTGGCGGGCTTCTCGCTCTATGACATGCTGTACGAGGGCGGGATCTTGCGCGACAACCTGGTGAAGCACTGGGCGATCGCGACCCGCAACCTCGACATCGTCTATCCCGAACCACCGGTCGACGCCGATGCGAGCGGCGCGTTGCGCGATTCGGCGCTCGCCGTGCATCGCGGCAACTGGAACATCGTCGAGGAGATGTCGCGTGCACGCTGGCGCGATGTCGACCGTCCCAGCTTTGCCTGGCGGCGCCACGAGCCAACCGCCGTCCTCGACCAGATCAATCGCTCCGGTGTCGCGATCTACTCGGCCGGGGGATGGTACGACGCGTGGTCCAAAGATCCACTGCTGTGGCTCGCGAACTATCGGGGCCCCGGACGTGCGCTCGTTGGCTTCTGGTCGCACGCGGCCTTCTCTCCCGAGCGCAACCGGATCACCGCCGCCGAACAGCATCGCTGGTTCGACCGGTGGCTCAAGGGGATCCCAAACGGGATCGACCACGAGCCACCGCTGCATTATGCGGTCATCGACGATAGCGCCCGTTGGGAATGGAAGTCTGCGTCCGGGTGGCCGGTGCCGGGGGTGCGCAACGTGGTCTGGCGCTTCGCCCCCGGGCGGTCCGGGAGTATCAACTCACCGAACGACGGGCGTCTCGCTGCGGCCGCCGGTGCCCCCGGGCGCGATGCGTACGTCGTCGACCCGACCACCACCACCGGGACGTCGACTCGATGGGATCATACGGTGGGGCAGGGACCGATGCGCTACCCGAAGTTCGAGGCAGCAGAGGCGCGGGGGCTTACCTATACCACGGCGCCGTTCGAGGCCGACGTCGAGGTCGTGGGCTATCCGGTGGTGACGTTGTACCTGACGAGCGACCAGCCCGACGCCGATGTTCACGTCACCCTCTCGGAAGTGGATGAGCACGGAGCAGCCCGGTACGTGACCGAAGGCCAACTCCGCGCCTCGCATCGCGCCACCGCCACACCCCGGTGGAACAACCTGGGGCTCCCGTGGCATCCGAGCCGACAGTCTGACGTACGGCCGCTCGTCCCCGGACAGCCGGCGAAGCTCAGCGTCGTGCTGCAGCCGACGGCCACGCTGTTCAATCGTGGGCATCGGCTCCGCATCGCCGTGACCGGGGCCGACGCTGACAACACCGAGCCACCCCCCGTCCAGGGGCGCGCGACCATCACCATCCTTCGCGACGCGGCCCATCCGTCCGGTGTGTCGCTTCCGACGGTCAGCCGGCGCTGA